In Setaria italica strain Yugu1 chromosome I, Setaria_italica_v2.0, whole genome shotgun sequence, the genomic window GGCACACTCACCATCCTCCCTCTGGTTCCACACCTGAGCCATGTGTGTGCAGCTTAGATGTAGGCCAGACAGAACAATTGCAATTGGTGCTTGGAAAGAGGAATATGGAGCTGAATGCCTTGGTGGCCGAAGGGGCAGGGGGTGCGTGCTTATATAGTGTCATGGGGGGAGGGTTTGGTCCACAATTAACAAATCATCAGGCACCAGGTTCCGTCCACAATTTGCAGCAATTTGATTGGGTGATTACGCTACTAATCGGATGCCTGACAGCCTGTGATTATCGTTGGTCATGGGTGGCCAATGCAAGTGGATCGGAGGCGGCCGTACCTGAATTCCAGGCAAGCGAGCACGCAAAACCGGTGGCCGGCCGAACTGCAGGTAGGTTGCTGAGGATGGCGGGAAAGCGATGGTGATTGGCGTGCGTGGTGGGGATGCAGCGGCCCAGCGGTGGACAAGATCCGGCAGGGCCGGCATTATTGATATCTTATGCTCGCGTCGACGCTGCAGCCACCGTGCGCGCGGTGCCTACCCGATTATATATCCTATTCATGACAAGATCAGAAATGGTGGTTGGCTGTTGCAGCTCACTCAAATCTCAAATGAtcttgcaaaaagaaaaggacgaTGAACTGGAACACAATCCTCATGTGGAACCttcgcacgcacgcacgcacgcatcaAGTACAAGGAACAccgatcaatcaatcaatcgaGTTTGTCGAAACTGCCCtcttggaaagaaaaaaaaatccacttgTCCAAGCTCATCTGTCACCGAACTGCCTCCCTGTCTCCGCGGCAAGTGGCCGGCCACAATCACAACTCGACAACGAAAATCCTGCAGCAGGTGCCCGGCCGACCAAGTTGCGGTGCTAATTATGCGTCATTAACTctaaggctagtcccagtgcacacTTTTATAGTACAGTTACCAAGATTGagaacttggtaactgtgccaaTTGAGTGTTACGGGGATGAAACTCTTCTCTCTTCTGATGAAACTCCCCTTATAATAACCTTACCAAGTCAGCAATTTTACTGATGTGACAACAAATTTAATGCGTATGAAATTCATATAAAACTCTCATTAAGCCTGGCCTAATCAGCCGACGCACTAATTTGGTCAGAGGATACGGTAGGTTAGATATACCTAGGCGTCTAGGCCAGAGGATGCTGGGCTCCTAGTCCTCGAGTACATGTATAATATGTATGGCCCACTTTCCAACCAAGTACCACTGATAACAAATCTTTAATCCTTTAATTAACTCGGGAAGCATCACGAAATTAGTTCAGGGTCAAAGTGGTTTTGCAATCCGTGCGGCGAGAGCGGATCATTTGGCCACCGTGCGCATCATGGAAAGGTGGCATGTATGCCATATAAAATGGTTGTGGATGCCATTGTGTGATGTGAGGTAGCATGTGAGATGTATGCGAGGTTAGGGACCAAGTGGGCACGCAAATGCTCCTCTCGTGGAGAAGATGGCAGATCTCCACGTCTTCCGGCTTCGTGTCCACAGTCGAGACCAAAACAGCCGGAAGCCGGCCATGGAACCCTTTTTTGTTCTTGAGAGGACGGAGCTGCTCCTTTCTCTCACACAGTCCGTAGAGAATGTACAGGGGCCACAAGTCAACAACTACGCTAACTGAAAACTTACCGATAGGTTACTAGGATGGAACCCACTTCAGCAATACAAATTAAGAGTAGAAACAATCTTGACCAATATCCCTCTTTCGGAAGCATTCACTTGAGAGTAAGTAAACATGGCACAAAATGCAATGATACGCCAATAAATTCAGCCGAGGATACCACTACAAGCTTACCCTACACCTTCAATCTATTAGCGGACTTTTACATCACAGCATCCACAGAATAACATACTTGCCTAGAGACCTCAAGAATGTCTCAATCTCACAACACAaccatttctttctttcttttcagaGATGAGAATACTGGACACCTAATTCCACACAAAAAACTGGATGGTATTGGGATGGATTGCAGGAAGGCCTTGGAGTAGTTGCAATCAACAAGCAGATGTCTAAGCCTTAGCTTGTACAGCTTGCATCCTCTGTTGCAACTTGAATATCTGCATAGCGAAGGAGAATATAAATCAATGAAAGGTCCTAAAGATAGCTAATAATGCTACTCACTTTAACTTAACCAGATCAACAATCAACTGTTGTATGCAAATGCATAGACTACTTACCTACTATTGTGAATTGAACCTACTACCAAATATGCAACCGAAAAGTATTTTAACTGAAGTAAATGGCTCCAAAATACTGAACTTTTATGGCACACCAGTCAAAATACAGGTACTTATAACTAAAGTTCACTTGCATTGACATAAAAGAAACCAGTTTAAAGTTTTCGCAGGTCACCGGAGATGCTAAATATCCTTAGTCCCCTACTGGGAGTGTACTTCACTTGTATTGTTCTGCCACATGCTCCAAAAGAGCAGCAGTAACATGGAGGAACCTTGTTGCCCAGGAAATGGAACAAAGCTCTGCAGTGAAGCATCAAGCTGGCTAGGTAATACAAAGCCACGGAGAGACCTAAAATGAGCTGTAGATGCTTTTATAATCCTAAGTAAAGTTTATTGAAAGTCCACTCTAGGAACATCAACTACTAATCCTATTTCAACTTTAATTATCTAATCCATGAACATTTACCCATACTAGAGTTAGTCTGTTAAGAACAACTACATAACAGCGCAATGCATATGCATATGGTCTATTAATGCAATGCATATGCATGTATCATATTCTCAATGGAGTAATTCAATTGTTTGCATTGGTCATGTATCAGAATATGCCTCAGGACTGCAGCTTGACACCAGTTCATTGTCTAGCTGGATCCAACCCCCTCAATCGCCAATAGCGTGCTGCTATAGCGACTGCTAACCTACCATTGCTTTTGATAGTGGTTTCTCACTGCTGGTAGTGTTCTCCAGACCCAGAGTATCTGCTCACAAGTCAGGGCAATAGATCTGGCCATAGTGCTCAGTGGTACTTCAAGCTGCACTATGAATTGAAGCCATTACATGTTTTGTCTACTCAAGGCACTGCCGCTTCCTCCTCTTGCCAAGAACACTTAGATCAGGAGACAGAGGAAAGTCCAGATTCTATCTTCTGTCTAGTTAGTTTTTAAACAATATTTTATCTCAGTCCAATTCGTGGTTGCGCGGATTTCAGGTTAAGAAAAATATTAGTCTCCATGtgaataaagtaaagaataAGAACTAAATCATCCCTCCCTTTCACACTACTAGACTGTACACTTCTACTCCGTGTCTGTCTCCTCTTCATCTCCGTGTTCTCATCCAGATACAGACACAATTATCTCTTGAGAAAAAGACTGGCCACAACAAAATATACTAGATACAAACTAGAGTCCAAAGAAAGTTAGAGATAAGGTAGGTTTAACCAAATGAATAAGTAGCTACCatgcccgtttcaaaaaaaaaaagctaccaCGCAACTATAAGTGGACATAAGGCTGATCCCCTTGTGCCACCGCGCAGGCCCTGCCTATGACTATGAGTGGGACTTGTCATTTTCTTCTGATAGAACTTTTAAGTTCCATTATGCACATGGTGAAGCTAAATCGACAACATAAGGACTCAATACAAAGTCCGGAGCAATATCAATCCATTGATGGGTTTCTTGCCCAACCTGGTGCCATGTCTAGCTAGAGGATGCGCAACATTATTCCATTCTCTAAACAAAACGATAATCGGACATTATCCAACACAAGATTCATTTCTCACCTCCCTTACTTGGCAGCCAAATCAAACTCATTGGGGTTACCAGTTTTGTGTTGCAAAGGGGGATTCAATAAATCTTAGTGCACTTTATGATACCACTGCAATAGCACTATCTTCAGTTATCCACATTCTACCACATTAGCTATTCTTTGCTAGAATTTTTGTGAGTACATAATCAAATATGTCACAATTATCACACCTCTAATTAAATATGCTTTAATTTTTCCACACAGGAAGTTAACAGGAATGGTATTGATAGTTATCATTCTAACAGTGTACACACCTGGAATGCTCTGAacaaacagttttttttttcaaactaaATTTCTTGGCTACGAGAGATAAGATGGAAAGTTTCAACAATAATGAATGCAATTTTGCTAAAGGCAGCAAAAGATTTGGCATGCGTATAGGTAGTTCTAGATTAGTTCCGCATATGACCTACTAGTTCATGTGATTTTACTACGAATCACAGAGGTTTAGCTAATTCCAGTGAGGATAAGGGCAACAAGGGGATGAAAGGTACAGCTAATGTTCACAGAATTCATAGCATAGCTATAAAGTTCAAAATCATCTACATAATACTCGAATAGTTAGCTATCCTGATCAGAATATAACAAAGATGGCATATTATATCATGCTTCTCTACTTCTCGACTCCATCCAAATTCAAAAGAAATGCATATAGAAAAGTTACCGTAGATAAGTTTGGGAAAATCATCTGCTGATCACAATAATAAAGATAAGAAGCAATACAACATACCGATTCCTTCTTGCTGTTCTGCTTGTCCTCCAAATCCTTCAGTGCCCGATCCATCCGCTTCCTGAAAAATAGCCAATCCCATACAATCAACACAATAACGCTAAGACACCACGCGCTGATCAAATCGCAAACCAGACCAGATCAAAGCCACTCACAGCTCTGCCGAGATGTACTCAATGCGCTTCTTGACGTTGGCCTTGGCCTCCGCAAGGTCCTGCTTGACCAGCACCGGTCCGATGAGCTTGTACACGTTCGCCCCATCGTTCAGTAGCTCCAACTCCTGCCAAACCAAATCAAATCAGACACTCAGAGTCACAATCAACAACCGTTTCGGAGCCGAAGCGAGCTAGAAAGTCAGGAATCGCGGGTCGAGTGCGTGCCTTGAGGACGAGCTCGTTCTCGCCAACCTGGATGGTGTACTGCTTGCGGACCTGGTGGTTCTTCGAGATGTCTgcgaggggggaggagaggagcagcGGAAGTTAGAAgtgagctagggtttggaggcggaggcgagggagGGGATCCGGGGGAGTAGGGAGAGCGCCTGCCTTTCTGGATCTTGCTGAGTGCGTTAGCCTGGACCTCGAGATCCTTCTGCATCTCACGGACGGCCGCcggggtcgacgacgacgccatggcctgcccgctgctgctgctgccgcttcctccgccgccggcttcgGGAAGGAGTGGCTGAGTGGGACGTGGGTTGGGCTTTCCTTCGTCGTCCGCCAAATGCAGGACTAATTGACTTTTCTAACTAGTGGGTCGGGCTGCAAATAGGCAGGAATTATAGGCTTTTTTTTTCAGTATCCTTTGACATGGGCCCGTGTGTATTTGCATTTCTCAGCCCACGATCTTTCGCGTTTGctacatatagcagaaaaagGGGCTTCAATGGGTTGTTTTATGCGCTCTCTCACTCTCCCTACAAGATGGGCCCCTATGCATGGCATTTCTCGGCCCACGACCCCTTTTGCAGTTGTTTTTTTCTGGAAAGACCTTTTGCTGTTTTGAGGAAAAACAAacggagagaagaaaaatctgcAACGGATTATGCCAGGCCAAAGTACGAAAGATCCAATTTGCAACTTGCAGGGCTCATCCTCCTCCGCCCATGATATGCAAAGATCATGATGACTTGATGAGTGGAGAAGCTGCTTGCTAAACTTTTGGCGAATGATTGGGCTGGCTCGGCCATGAAGATGCAACCAAAAGGGCACCTTcttttccctcccctcccccacaCATCCTCATCGCCAGCCATGTCTTTCACGAATCCCCTTCCCCGCCTTCATCTCCCTTTCAAGAAATCCCCCCCGGCATTTATTCATTTCTTACAAAAACAAACAAGAGGACGAATATAATAATCCCCCAATGCAAGTGAGATGTGCTGGCCCACCCATGGAATTGGAACCCTTTCGGGGAACCCAtgccatgtgtgtgtgtgtgtgtgtgtgtgtgtgagcaCGCTTCCCCCGGCGCCCAAGAATCCGTCGGATTCCATGGCTCCATGGCGGCCTCTCCACCAATCCCGATCGCCGGCATGGTTGATGGTACTGTTTGCATGGCCACCGCTAATTTTGGAGAATCCAGATCGAAACCCCATCCAAAAGGCAGGGCGCGGCGCATCTGCGTAttctttctctcttcctttccaCTCGTAATGCGGCTGGGCATATGGCCGTAGCTTCGTTCTCAGCCGGACGTACCCGGCGGGCCGGGTGTCAAACGCAAGGTATACACTCAACTGAACCCGCCTTTTTCGAGACGTTTCTTAGAAAGCTAGCTGCACCTGCATCCACCATCAGGGTCAACCAGGCAGGGAAAAGCACCCCCTCCCCCCCCGAACTGACCCTTGGCGTCGATACAAGTTCCATCTGGCGGAGCCGTATTTGGGGGACCAAATGCTTCCAAACCACGCCATGTGTGGTCGATGTCTAGCGTGTACTTTCAGGAACAGGGCGCGCCCTTGAAACATAGGAGCGAAGGGAGAATAGCAATGTTGCACAGAGCACACCACCAGCGGCGATTTCCGAAATTCCTCGAGGTTTTCCGTAGCATTCATCCGCTCCCACCGATGCATTATTTGGGCGGTTAGTGGGGGTTTGATGTCAATAATGGACGTTGGTGTCCGTTGAAAACGAGCATGCGTCGCCGTCACTAAATACGAGTAGGATATGTCATAATTCTAGCATTAGACTGGCATGGCACACAATCCGTACTCCCACTGTGCAAATTTTACACAATTTCATTCGTAGAAACCACTTGCTAATGACTACGATTGTATAACCGTTGAACTCTGTAATATGGTGTCAGTCAAAGCCTCAAAGGTCGGTTTCGTGCAATCAAGTTGGAGCATGCATATAAAGTTGAACGGAGCAATGCAAGTTATTCGGTACGGTCGAGCCAAACCCTCTTACGATGGATGCCTTCGCATCAATTGATGTTCTTAGCTAGTTTTGTATAAAATGTTATGTGCATTCAACTTTATTATACTAGAAGATTGAACATGGAAATAACCAGTCAACGGAAATCGAACATTGCgcataaacaaaaaaatatatgaagaTACGAAATGGAGATATCTTATGGGAGTATAGTCTATGGATTTAGCAGTAAGATTGATGCGGTTCATATGTCATTTTGCTGTTCGTAATCCAAAGTACATGATCTGCCTGCCTATGCTAGCTTGTCCAACCTCCGAGAAGCACACGTGCAAGCATTTCTGaattgaaaaagaaaagttatCCATTTGAAGCTCCACGTTCCTTCTCTGGACAGAGCAAGAAGGCACTGGATTAGTCTTTGTAACAACAAACAAAGCCCACGGCACGCACCATTCTCCAACATTATCGAGCGTGTCGCCCCTCTAATCCCTGAGCTCTCCAAACACGGCACAAACACTAAACAATTCGCTAACAAGGCTCCGAAAATGACAACTAATCATTGAGGTTATGGACTGGCAGCACAGTAAGCCGGCGCCATAGTTTCGTGCCGAACCCGCACTTTGTGATGCTCGTGCGTGCTCCggtcgggagggagggagtTCAGCGCGGAGGCGCCACCTAAAGAAAAGGCGCCGTGGACGGCCAGCGCGATCCCCATTTGTTTATTTCCTTTAGGCGAATCCAGATCAAGAGGAGGAGCCGAGCCCGCATGGGCGCATCGGCATCGGCACCTGCACCTGCAACGCGATAATGGCCGGTAGCCAGGCCCCACCGGGGTCGGTTTCAGGGGGGGGGCCTCACCGGCGGATATGGCCTGATCCGCCGTCGTAGGCTGTGAGTGAAACCGTGTCGCTCACCTGACCCGCACACGCGCTCGGGAAACCATGGACAGCCGACTGTTTCTCGTTGGTTTACGGGTGATGAACTGGTAAGATTTTCAACCAGCAGATCATCGTCCTCCACCACAATGCAGTGAATCACATCTAGCACCTACTCCCCAACTCCACGTCTTGAACGGAAGCTGAAATTGAATCATCATCAATGGCCAAATGGACAGGTCTAACATGGCTTTGTTAAAATCCTGTGCGGCTGTGCCGACATCTAGATGCAAGAACTCAATTTTCAGTGTGCAGTAAAGTGAGGTACATCAGCTAACGGTCTTCGAGTTCGAGGTGGACGTGCCGACGTGGTAGCAAAGTCCACTACAGGCTCTAACTTCCAACGGGGGGCCCTGTGGGCCTACATGTGACACCTAAGCGATGGGAGGACCGAGACAGTAACATGTTTGAAATGCCATGCGCACAATGTGGTGATTTCTAAACCACAGAAAAAAGCTATTAACAACGTCGTGTTCCTGGCCACAGAAAAAAGAGCGAAGGAATCCACGTACCGGGGGGAGGCTTATCGCCGGGATTAAGCCCTCCATTTCACCTCATCATCATGCTGACCAGCAAGCAAATATTCATCCATATCATTTCGTTTTCCGCGGCGCCATCACCTTTGCGAATTCCACCTCGTCTACTTGAAGGAACTTGTACTCCGAATGGGACCTGTCGCGCAAGGTACAGCAGTAACTACTAATAGACCGACCGTCATGGGCATGTTCATCGGGTTATATTCATGAATTGACGTGCGGAAATCTGCGTGTTTGACCAAGACAAGATCTGTGATCTTGTTTACTTCCtaaattgggagtggcaaagtttacattttaccataaatgcgcaactgtagcatttcgtttgtatttatgaattattgtccaaacattgactaattaaactcaaaagattcgtctcacaaaatacaacaaaactgtgcaattagtttttgattttgtctacatttagtactccatgcatgtaccgcaaatttgatgtgatgaagaatcttctttctgcatagtgctaaagttaggAAAAAGaggggaactaaacaaggcctgtgTAACTCGCAGGTAGTACCCAGAAATCTCTGCTTTTGGGGGTCTGCAAATATCTGCTGCTGAACCATGAAAATGAGCAAATTAGAGACCAACTGTTGTCAGACGAAATAGCAGAAGGTAGAATTACGAGAAGCCACTGCGAATGCTCAGATTTAAAATGTACATCAACTATATTAGTTTTCAAATAGAATCATGACACCAAAAAGGGAACATGAAATGTATGCCCTTATGGGCAAACAATGATTCCAAAATGCTGATAATGGGGCAACAGTGTTCAAAGAGCAGATCATATAAGCTACTAATAAAAAACAAGCAACAGAATTAGATAAGGCCAAGCAAAGTACAGAATCTAAAGAGAAAGAAGAGCTCACTGAAAATGACTAGGCAGAACGGAACTGATGCACTCATGATTTGAACATAGAAACCGACCAATCCACAGGAATTTAACCCTCAACATCTTACATTTATCATAGCAACGGTTAAACGCAAAAGAGGTAATTCACCAACTAACAAGTTGAATCTAAACTACAGTCAGCTCCCATTGAGATGTAATCAGCATTTCCTATGTCGTAATGATACTAGCACGTGAGACCGATCCCGGTGATGTTTGAGCACAATTGCAATAACCTTGCCACTAACTCATTATGAGGGTGACCTCTCTCTCAAAGGTCTccaacaagaagaaagaatcaaGATACATCATACCTATTTGAAAGACACAGCGAGAAAGGAGGAAATccacacatgcatgcacatgctTGCAAGGACCGCCACTTCATCGCTCCCCACCATCACATGGTCACCTGTGATAATGCACGGTACATTCAAACAGAAGATCCGGGCTCAAGGATACGGCTAAGTTTTGGTCCTGCGTAGCTTCAATTATTCAGAAAAGCGTCCAGTTTGGGATACCACAAGCACTGAAAAAGTGTAGTACCATCTGTGCAAAATTTATTAAGACAAGAGTGTGTACAAAACAGCCTATGCAAAGGCCTGTCTGTGGCCTGATTATAGACTACTTGTTTATAGAAGGGTTCCCAAAAAAACAGTGCTGAGCAAGTCCATGCAAAATGCAGCTGAGCTTTCTTGACACGAAATTATCAAAAAATAATCACAATGAATATGACAATACATAGAGCAGACTCAAACAAGTTTGTAAACATAGAGATTAAAGAAGGTGGGATACAAAAGAATCAACTGAAAATAGTTcacaaactagaaaaaaaaagagaagggaaTGTTGACATCCCAGGTAGAGGATGGACCAATAACGACCTATATAGAATCCGACCCATTTCAATATATGGAGAACTAACCAGACAGAGACTTGTATGGTTAGCCTATCACGAGGTCCATGAATGAAAAGTAATAAGAAAATAGCTAACAAATGTCTAATGCCCATCTCTTTCAAAGAAACACATGCAGTTTCCTAATGATGGACAAGTGGCAAATTCAGATAAATAATGAGATTATATTTATATAATTTTAGCAGCTAATATTACCTAATTCTTGACAAGTTCAGAACAAATTTTATTTTCTGGAGTTAAGAAGGTTTTTGCATATATAATCTGGCTTAAGACTTCAGATAAAAGATTTGAATAGAATATAATCCAGAGTTCTAGACGAACATACGCCTTATTTTTTGTCAAAACTCAAAATCTTATGAGAAAAGTACAGCAAGTGCAATAACATTGAAGTTTCAGACCACAGAATTGACAAGGCAGTAAATAAATCTGAGTAATCAGTTCAAGAAGAATGATCAATCTGCAGAACATACACAAAATGCGATGCATTATATCAGTTCCAGATTAGCAGCATATCCTATCACCAATATAGGCATCCCTTACTCATGTCACACACTTAAATACTCTGTCTGCAGCAAGTATAATGACCTGCATGACATGTGAGCATCTTTCTTAAAAGTAAGCACTACCAAGCAGCAAAATCATAACAAAAGTGAATCATACATTAATTATTTAGTTAGCACATGGAATGATGGAAATGAACATCAATAAGTGTACCGATAAGAAGGTTTGTTTCCTGTGTCTGGAATCTTGATCTGGGCCCACCTTCATAAGATATCAAGTGGGTACTGTCTGAACAAGGACTTGCTGATTCAATAGGAAAGGAAAACAGAACAGAACTTCAAATAAGATTGTCTACAGCTAAAACTTCTGGCAGAAATCACAATAATGGAGCCACAGTCTGTTCAGTCCTCTATGGTCCCAAGAAGACAGGCAGTGGCAGTCCAATCAGTGCACCGGCTAAAGTCTGGTGGCAGTAAATGGTAGGCATCAGAACATGGAGGCAAGGATTAGGCTTGACATGATATCTTCAAGAAGCCTTTAAACCATTTATCCGCACGAATTAGCTGAGATGACCAAGCTACTGGGTCCTGCACATGCCACTACAACAAAGCTCACTTGAACTCAACAACCAAAAGAGACCCAAAGATGATAAGCACATCCGAAATTACCTCCCGAAATGACATTGATGGTTCCAGCTATGGTGTTAACATTTACACAAAGATGTGGAAGGCAGTTCCCAAGTACATTTGACAGTTAAACTAGCTTACAGGACTATTACTTCCTGATAACACAAACATTTCAAAATAAGGACAGAATTCACAACACACCACAGATTGTTCTTGGATCAAGTGGATAATAACAGTTCATAGGAAGGGCCTGTACTGCATCAGGGTAAATGGGTTGAGAAGAGCCTGGGGATGCTTGCTCCATTCAAAAAGTCTCAACATTAAAGATTATCTGGAAAATTTCTTCACCGGTTCAGCTGTAGCTGATCACCAACTAGCCAAAAGCACTTCCAGAACTTTGTGCGATATACTTTGCTGACTGGGCTCAGCAAACAGCGTCCCACACACCATAAGAAACACACACACCCTGTTGTTTTCCTCGTAAGGCACAAATACGAGCAGCTTCTTGTTTGCTTCCAAGATCCGTTCACTTTGACCCACACCCCTGCATGTTCATCACCTGCAGCATATATATAGACAGCCTCCACACACCTTCTGCATACAGAGTTGAGTGGCCAAGCAAGAACAGAAAAGTAAGCATGACTCAAGCTCATTCCAGGTCATGCTTCCAACAATTCTGGGATGGTGTTCAAGTTAAGAGGAGCAGTGACAACTTCACCATTGAGCTCCTGCCATCTCTTGGTGCAACAATAAATCACTCTAACAAGTTGCAGAAGTTCATCATATCTCCCTATGATCCCCGTTATAGGTAAGGTTCTCCCTGCATCAGTATGTACCTTATCTTGTTGAAATATAACCAAACAACATCAGCTGACATGATTTCCTTTGCTTTGTCTGTGTTTCTCTCAGATACTGGGAGCTGTTCCTTATAGTCCTAGTTATTTACTCCGCCTGGATATGCCCGTTTGAACTAGCATTCTTGAGGGACTTGCC contains:
- the LOC101784209 gene encoding prefoldin subunit 6; this translates as MASSSTPAAVREMQKDLEVQANALSKIQKDISKNHQVRKQYTIQVGENELVLKELELLNDGANVYKLIGPVLVKQDLAEAKANVKKRIEYISAELKRMDRALKDLEDKQNSKKESIFKLQQRMQAVQAKA